One stretch of Leadbetterella byssophila DSM 17132 DNA includes these proteins:
- a CDS encoding sialidase family protein codes for MKKLILFVLLPFFAKGQDEALIFPLQGQHVHASSIVELPNGDLLVAWFQGSGERTADDVKIMGARRTGKSWSAPFVLADTPFLPDCNPVLFLNHKKQLHLVWIAVQANRWEQSILKILKSKDHEPNWVWQDNILLKPAEEFAVEVEQKLKSLPPLNHGWAEYAPKYDDLIITAAQDPVKRSTGWMTRIKPLLLPDQKILLPLYSDGFNFSMMALSEDDGETWLPSLPLVGRGPIQPALVLKKDGSIAAFLRDSGDSPNQVHYSESKDGGYTWSASRKIKIPTAASVEALHLPDGRWIMVLNDQENSRHRLSLYVSQDEGINWERKKILEETARGSFSYPSLIPSSDGHLHLTYSYHLDGKNKSIKYRKIKL; via the coding sequence ATGAAAAAACTCATTCTCTTTGTTCTCCTACCATTTTTTGCTAAAGGACAAGATGAAGCCCTGATTTTTCCTTTGCAGGGCCAGCATGTCCATGCCAGTTCCATAGTGGAGCTTCCTAATGGCGACTTACTCGTGGCATGGTTTCAAGGTAGTGGAGAAAGAACAGCTGATGATGTTAAAATAATGGGGGCTAGAAGGACCGGTAAGAGCTGGTCAGCTCCCTTTGTGTTAGCTGATACGCCCTTTTTGCCGGATTGTAATCCGGTATTATTCCTTAATCATAAGAAACAACTTCATTTGGTCTGGATAGCAGTGCAAGCTAATCGCTGGGAACAATCCATTTTAAAAATACTGAAGAGTAAAGACCATGAACCCAACTGGGTATGGCAAGACAATATACTTCTCAAACCTGCGGAAGAATTTGCTGTAGAAGTAGAACAAAAATTAAAATCCCTTCCACCATTAAATCATGGATGGGCCGAATATGCTCCAAAATACGATGACCTTATTATCACAGCGGCACAGGATCCTGTAAAACGCAGTACAGGCTGGATGACTAGAATCAAACCTTTACTCCTTCCTGATCAAAAGATCCTTCTACCCTTATATTCAGATGGCTTTAACTTCAGTATGATGGCCCTATCTGAAGACGATGGAGAGACTTGGCTTCCCAGTCTTCCCTTAGTGGGTCGAGGCCCCATCCAGCCCGCTCTAGTGCTAAAAAAGGATGGAAGCATTGCTGCCTTTCTACGAGATTCAGGTGATTCCCCTAATCAAGTACACTATTCAGAGTCAAAGGATGGAGGATATACCTGGTCAGCTAGTCGAAAAATCAAAATCCCAACGGCTGCATCAGTAGAAGCACTTCATTTGCCTGACGGAAGATGGATCATGGTGCTGAATGACCAAGAGAATTCTCGTCACCGACTAAGCTTATATGTTTCTCAAGATGAAGGTATAAACTGGGAAAGAAAGAAGATTTTGGAAGAGACTGCAAGAGGTTCATTCTCCTATCCCTCCCTTATTCCCTCTAGTGACGGGCACTTACATTTAACCTATTCTTATCATTTGGATGGGAAGAACAAAAGTATCAAGTACAGAAAGATTAAACTATGA
- a CDS encoding polysaccharide deacetylase family protein: protein MRFLIFLFICIYTQVSAQSTYAEKLGFPKGKKVVIFHVDDCGMSYSSNQGAIKSIENGIATSCSIMMPCPWAPSFIKYIQNSKIDYDAGLHLTLTSEWKDYRWTPLAGASQVPGLCDKEGCMWHTVEQVVKNASPDEVEKEIRAQLKRALDMGYTPTHMDSHMGTLFAHGPFLERYIKVGIEHQIPVMFPGGNNKLIIQCLQSDMIKELKAQGKWKEGTVLPVPDIVKGAGPIGQQIWAAGLPVLDDLHTISGDWAPEDKTDPVKWGNYKAKQFIKALDDMEPGVAMFIVHSSDITDAFQYISGSGGSRRGDMYSMMDKELKDYIEKNGIILTTFRELMNRRKNIK from the coding sequence ATGAGATTTTTAATTTTCCTCTTCATCTGTATTTATACTCAAGTTTCCGCCCAAAGCACTTATGCGGAGAAATTAGGATTTCCTAAAGGCAAAAAAGTAGTCATCTTCCACGTAGACGATTGCGGAATGTCTTATTCCTCTAATCAAGGAGCCATTAAATCCATTGAAAATGGAATAGCTACCTCTTGTAGTATTATGATGCCTTGTCCATGGGCACCCAGCTTCATAAAATATATCCAAAACAGTAAAATAGACTATGATGCCGGCCTCCACCTAACCCTTACCTCTGAATGGAAAGATTACAGATGGACTCCCTTAGCCGGAGCCTCTCAAGTTCCAGGACTTTGCGATAAAGAAGGCTGCATGTGGCACACCGTAGAACAAGTAGTGAAGAATGCCAGCCCAGATGAAGTAGAAAAAGAGATCAGAGCACAGTTAAAAAGAGCACTGGATATGGGATATACTCCTACACATATGGATTCACACATGGGCACCTTGTTTGCGCATGGCCCTTTCTTAGAAAGATATATCAAAGTGGGTATTGAACACCAAATCCCTGTGATGTTTCCGGGAGGTAACAATAAACTGATCATTCAATGCCTTCAAAGTGACATGATCAAAGAACTGAAAGCCCAAGGCAAGTGGAAAGAAGGCACTGTATTACCTGTGCCTGACATAGTTAAAGGAGCCGGACCTATAGGCCAACAAATATGGGCGGCAGGTCTACCGGTGCTAGATGACCTGCATACCATTAGTGGAGACTGGGCACCTGAGGATAAAACTGATCCTGTCAAATGGGGCAATTACAAAGCAAAACAATTTATCAAAGCCCTTGATGACATGGAACCGGGTGTAGCTATGTTTATAGTCCACAGTAGCGATATCACAGATGCCTTTCAATATATCTCAGGCTCCGGGGGATCCAGAAGAGGAGATATGTATTCTATGATGGATAAAGAGCTGAAAGATTACATAGAAAAGAACGGTATCATCCTGACTACCTTCAGAGAACTAATGAACAGACGTAAAAACATCAAATGA
- a CDS encoding bile acid:sodium symporter family protein, with protein sequence MNANFITEIFLPLALAIIMMGMGLTLVVDDFKRVILYPKAIGLGLIFHVILLPSIAFLVIYLLGLRTELAVGLVILASCPAGPTSNLITHLSKGDTALAITLTIFSSMVTIFTIPFVVNFAIRHFMPEGQYELLPLFRTIFTVLLIIALPVAIGMLIRYKAPHFAERSQKTFKLLSALFLVLIIGSALYKEKDNLAEFFQLSGPAALLLNILTLGISFLLARWIRLNFRQSLTISIESGIQNGTLGIAIASTLLQNPTMSIPSAIYSIIMFITATAIIFIGNKTLKA encoded by the coding sequence ATGAATGCCAATTTCATCACTGAAATCTTTCTTCCCCTAGCATTGGCCATCATCATGATGGGCATGGGACTTACCTTAGTAGTAGACGACTTCAAACGAGTAATCCTCTATCCAAAAGCCATTGGACTGGGACTGATCTTCCATGTCATCCTTCTACCTTCCATAGCATTCTTAGTCATCTATCTCTTAGGGCTAAGAACTGAGTTAGCGGTGGGTCTGGTCATCTTAGCTTCTTGTCCTGCCGGTCCTACATCTAATCTGATCACACACCTTTCTAAAGGTGATACGGCCTTAGCCATCACATTAACTATATTCTCTAGTATGGTAACCATCTTTACCATCCCCTTTGTAGTGAATTTCGCCATTCGGCATTTTATGCCAGAGGGGCAGTACGAGCTGTTGCCTCTTTTCCGAACCATATTTACCGTCTTATTAATTATAGCGCTCCCGGTAGCTATCGGTATGTTAATTCGCTACAAGGCACCTCATTTCGCCGAGAGATCACAAAAGACCTTCAAGCTTCTTTCTGCCCTCTTCCTTGTCTTAATAATAGGGTCAGCCCTTTATAAGGAAAAGGATAATTTAGCTGAATTCTTCCAACTTTCCGGACCTGCTGCATTACTCCTTAATATCCTGACACTTGGTATTAGTTTTTTGCTGGCTCGCTGGATCCGATTAAATTTCAGACAAAGCCTCACCATCTCTATTGAATCCGGAATTCAAAATGGAACCTTGGGTATTGCTATAGCCAGCACGCTTTTGCAGAATCCCACCATGTCTATTCCTTCCGCGATCTATAGCATCATCATGTTTATTACGGCCACAGCTATTATATTTATTGGAAATAAAACACTTAAGGCATGA
- a CDS encoding sigma-70 family RNA polymerase sigma factor, which produces MEHLTTGHDEEFRQLYQKYYRPGVHFLTSILKDKEEAENMVQDVFLKMWLRKEKLNFDAHLQAYIFTSLKNIAFDYLKKLAKDELARVQFLQQMQNTEATVEEETFLRLSRAVERLSEKRKMIIRLTIEEGKSYQEIADIMQISKNTVKNQLIKAKQHLRNTVDFSVA; this is translated from the coding sequence ATGGAACATCTAACTACAGGACATGATGAAGAGTTCAGGCAGTTGTACCAAAAGTATTATAGGCCTGGTGTTCATTTTTTGACTTCTATCCTTAAAGACAAGGAGGAGGCGGAAAATATGGTGCAAGATGTATTCTTAAAGATGTGGCTTAGAAAGGAAAAACTGAATTTCGACGCCCACCTTCAAGCCTATATTTTCACCAGTTTGAAAAACATTGCCTTTGATTATTTAAAAAAGTTAGCTAAAGATGAATTGGCCAGAGTTCAGTTCTTACAGCAAATGCAAAATACTGAGGCTACGGTAGAAGAAGAAACCTTTTTACGTTTGAGTAGGGCAGTGGAAAGATTATCTGAAAAGAGGAAGATGATCATTCGGCTGACCATAGAAGAAGGAAAGTCCTATCAAGAAATCGCGGACATTATGCAGATATCTAAGAACACGGTAAAGAATCAGTTGATCAAAGCCAAACAACACTTGAGAAACACAGTTGATTTCTCTGTAGCATGA
- a CDS encoding purple acid phosphatase family protein gives MRILYLLLIVHTAIGQSILPSAYPDRIILNLGADASRSVGVNWRTDIHQKDGWVQFAKASTGTQFLSQLDSLKSTTTLLNFEEGQALYHSAIIRGLEPGNSYVYRVGNGPYKSEWFQFALPAKELTFIYFGDAQNDVKNHWSRVIRKSITHNPDFILHGGDLINRHNRDPEWAEWFAAGSFIHASIPSAMTPGNHEFGKGVNNLSAHWKAQFSLPENGPDTLTETSYSIHFEDMVLGVLDATMIYDSKELEKASMQWLDGVFSRSKQKWKVVLIHFPLYSTKANRDNTDLRNALLPVLEKHNVDLILQGHDHSYGRGIMNKNNHDMAFVVSNSGPKMYAAGEDKTWMQKKGDFIQNYQVIKIKNDLLEYQAFTADGALFDQFVLQKKGEKSTWLKN, from the coding sequence ATGAGAATATTATACCTTTTATTGATTGTCCATACTGCTATAGGGCAAAGTATTTTACCTAGCGCTTATCCAGATCGAATTATCCTTAATCTGGGGGCTGATGCTTCGAGAAGTGTGGGGGTTAACTGGAGGACTGATATTCATCAGAAAGATGGCTGGGTTCAATTTGCCAAAGCCAGTACGGGAACTCAATTTTTGTCGCAACTTGATTCCCTAAAATCAACCACAACTTTATTAAATTTTGAAGAAGGTCAGGCTCTCTATCATTCTGCTATAATACGGGGCCTGGAACCTGGAAATTCTTATGTTTATAGGGTGGGAAATGGTCCTTACAAAAGCGAATGGTTTCAGTTTGCCCTGCCAGCTAAGGAATTAACTTTTATCTATTTTGGTGATGCTCAGAATGATGTTAAGAATCACTGGTCGAGAGTTATTCGAAAATCCATCACTCATAATCCTGATTTTATATTGCACGGTGGGGATCTGATTAACCGGCACAATCGGGATCCGGAATGGGCAGAATGGTTTGCCGCCGGCTCCTTTATTCATGCCTCCATTCCTTCTGCTATGACACCCGGTAACCATGAATTCGGCAAAGGAGTGAATAATCTAAGTGCGCACTGGAAGGCCCAATTCTCCTTACCGGAAAATGGCCCTGATACTCTCACAGAAACTTCCTATTCCATACATTTTGAAGATATGGTCTTGGGAGTATTAGACGCTACTATGATATATGATTCCAAAGAATTGGAGAAAGCCAGTATGCAGTGGTTAGATGGAGTCTTCTCCAGATCCAAACAGAAGTGGAAGGTGGTACTCATCCATTTTCCATTGTATTCTACGAAAGCTAATCGGGACAATACAGATTTGAGAAATGCCTTATTACCTGTCTTAGAAAAGCACAATGTAGATCTCATTTTGCAGGGACATGACCATTCCTATGGAAGAGGTATAATGAACAAGAATAATCATGATATGGCATTTGTGGTTTCTAATTCAGGACCAAAGATGTATGCGGCCGGAGAAGACAAGACGTGGATGCAGAAGAAGGGGGATTTTATCCAAAATTATCAAGTCATCAAGATCAAGAATGATCTATTAGAATATCAGGCTTTCACGGCTGATGGAGCCCTTTTTGATCAATTTGTCCTTCAAAAGAAAGGAGAAAAATCTACCTGGTTAAAGAATTAG
- a CDS encoding SusC/RagA family TonB-linked outer membrane protein — protein sequence MSMSTKRISRLLFALLFMVPSWMAMAQNRTIRGKVTSAADAGELPGVNVIQKNTTRGVTTDLHGDYQIDVSGPDAVLVFTFVGFQKVEVPVGNRSIINVALDSDENSLSEVIVTALGIKREERSLGYSVGKVDGKELNRVVQENVLNGLAGKVSGVTINSTGGTGSSVSMVIRGANSLNSDNQPLFVIDGVPIANTLNNVSTGGNDNRVDFGNAIGSLNPDDIENISILKGPSAAALYGSRAGNGVVLITTKSGANVNKMTVSVNSSTVFDQPYKFLKWQTMLGSGQFSAIPTEITGTPFSNPFGKLIEENVAGTYGAALDKGYEEVQWNSPIGPDGKPMKMPLVSHKDNVKNFVQTGITTTNGLSIANNTGTYNYRLSYSNMWNRGVIPNSDLFRNTINLNTSIKVTNQIRLSSVIDFSRNNSNNRPAGNRGANPLQWAYSVSPHIDILDMKEYWMPGQEGLQQRSQANGVYNNPYFLAYEVNNAFVRDRIYGNIRADYQISPAFSMFARYSMDKLDERRDLKVANSYTNDPKGAYALINIGNFEHNIDFLATYQKDLQDFSLSISGGGNVRYQKGTEVSNSTKGGTGLIVPGIYTIQNIAPANLNYGSSWFQRSIYSVYGLATLGFKDMVFLDITARNDWSSTLPEQNRSYFYPSASLSILASEFLPLPSSVSLFKLRGGVAQVGNDANPYNLLGTLNNQGAWDGIPRLRTPSTLLVPDLKPEIVTSYEGGVDLNFFTNRLRMNATYYQVESRNQILSAKLPPSTGYTTKNVNAGLLVSKGWELGLGGTPIQTRDFRWDINANWTRNRTRIMELSDELPYYTLWTDARGGAWTYVGDEIGDIYDAEVVTVTDPNSKYFGYPILDETGKWQAIEAANTKNKIGNFNPKFIMGLQTSFQYKGLSLSMSFDWRNGGDFVSQTYRYGEEDGRSQLFYDKLINANGLTGDALKEYLVANQETMIKINGNVFPLVGGPTPEYNSYPFKYGPYTLPYGGVFVPGVIQTGTDANGNPIYQENLGGPGTRILPFAGATTWSFTRPFLYDASYVKLREISLGYDLPKKWVNKWRIQNVNFALYSRNIILWTKAKINIDPENAFQLESGVQGGVSQFKQGIERYNVNPWVMPIGFRLGLTF from the coding sequence ATGAGTATGAGCACTAAGCGAATTAGTAGGTTACTCTTTGCTCTTCTTTTTATGGTGCCATCCTGGATGGCTATGGCGCAAAACCGAACCATTAGAGGAAAGGTAACATCTGCTGCAGATGCCGGAGAATTACCCGGCGTAAATGTTATTCAAAAGAACACTACTCGAGGGGTTACAACTGACCTTCACGGGGATTACCAAATAGACGTTTCTGGACCAGATGCGGTATTGGTATTTACCTTCGTAGGTTTTCAGAAAGTAGAAGTCCCGGTTGGAAATCGAAGCATCATCAACGTAGCTCTAGATTCAGATGAGAATTCCTTAAGTGAGGTGATTGTCACCGCTTTAGGGATCAAAAGAGAGGAGAGAAGCTTAGGCTATTCTGTAGGTAAAGTAGACGGAAAAGAACTGAACCGAGTAGTTCAGGAAAACGTCCTCAATGGTTTGGCCGGGAAAGTTTCTGGTGTAACCATCAATTCTACCGGTGGAACCGGTTCATCTGTGTCCATGGTGATCCGTGGTGCTAACTCCCTTAACTCAGATAATCAACCTCTGTTCGTTATCGACGGCGTTCCCATAGCAAATACTTTGAACAATGTTAGCACAGGTGGAAATGATAACCGTGTAGACTTTGGTAATGCTATAGGTAGCTTAAATCCGGATGATATAGAGAATATATCTATCTTAAAAGGGCCAAGTGCTGCAGCACTCTACGGATCGCGTGCAGGTAATGGGGTAGTTTTGATTACTACAAAAAGCGGAGCAAACGTCAATAAAATGACCGTTTCCGTAAATAGTAGTACCGTATTTGATCAACCCTATAAATTCCTGAAATGGCAAACCATGTTAGGTTCAGGACAGTTTTCGGCTATTCCAACAGAAATTACCGGTACTCCTTTTAGTAATCCATTCGGAAAACTGATAGAAGAAAACGTGGCAGGTACCTATGGAGCTGCCTTAGATAAAGGGTATGAAGAAGTACAATGGAACAGTCCTATCGGTCCTGACGGGAAACCTATGAAAATGCCTTTGGTCTCACATAAAGATAATGTGAAGAACTTTGTGCAAACGGGAATCACTACTACAAATGGTCTTTCCATTGCGAATAATACAGGCACTTACAATTATCGTCTCTCTTATTCCAACATGTGGAACAGAGGGGTTATACCTAATTCTGACCTATTTAGGAATACCATCAACCTGAATACCTCTATTAAGGTGACAAATCAGATCAGATTGAGCTCTGTCATTGACTTTAGTAGAAATAATTCTAATAACCGTCCGGCAGGAAACCGTGGCGCAAACCCTCTGCAATGGGCCTATAGTGTATCTCCTCACATAGACATCCTTGACATGAAAGAATACTGGATGCCTGGGCAAGAAGGATTGCAGCAACGTTCCCAAGCAAATGGGGTTTACAATAACCCTTATTTCCTAGCTTATGAAGTGAATAATGCTTTCGTTAGAGATAGGATCTATGGAAACATTCGAGCGGATTATCAAATCTCACCTGCCTTCAGCATGTTTGCCAGATATTCTATGGATAAGTTAGACGAAAGGAGAGACCTAAAAGTGGCCAATAGCTACACCAATGACCCAAAAGGTGCCTACGCCTTGATCAATATTGGTAATTTTGAACATAATATTGATTTCTTAGCTACTTATCAAAAGGATCTTCAAGATTTTAGTCTGAGCATTTCAGGTGGAGGAAATGTTAGGTACCAAAAGGGTACTGAAGTAAGTAACTCTACTAAAGGTGGCACAGGACTGATCGTTCCTGGAATCTATACGATTCAAAATATAGCACCAGCTAACTTGAATTACGGTAGTTCTTGGTTCCAAAGATCCATTTACAGTGTTTATGGATTAGCTACTTTAGGATTCAAAGACATGGTGTTTCTTGATATCACAGCAAGAAACGACTGGTCATCCACTCTTCCTGAACAAAACAGATCTTATTTCTATCCTTCTGCTTCCTTAAGTATCCTGGCTAGTGAATTTCTACCTCTGCCTAGCAGTGTAAGTCTTTTTAAACTAAGAGGAGGGGTGGCACAGGTAGGTAATGATGCGAATCCATATAATCTATTAGGTACTTTGAATAACCAAGGGGCTTGGGATGGAATACCACGTTTAAGAACACCATCTACCTTACTCGTGCCTGATTTGAAGCCTGAAATAGTAACATCTTACGAAGGAGGGGTGGATTTGAATTTCTTTACTAACCGACTTAGAATGAATGCCACTTACTATCAGGTAGAAAGTAGAAACCAGATTCTAAGTGCTAAGCTTCCTCCGTCTACAGGTTATACTACGAAGAATGTCAATGCCGGTCTGCTGGTAAGTAAAGGTTGGGAACTTGGATTAGGAGGAACTCCTATTCAAACCAGAGATTTTAGATGGGATATCAATGCCAACTGGACCAGGAACCGCACCAGAATTATGGAGCTATCTGATGAACTTCCCTATTATACCCTTTGGACGGATGCCAGAGGAGGAGCCTGGACATACGTAGGTGATGAGATAGGTGATATATATGATGCGGAAGTGGTTACCGTGACGGATCCCAACTCTAAATACTTTGGATACCCTATTTTAGATGAAACCGGAAAATGGCAAGCCATTGAGGCCGCTAATACCAAGAATAAGATAGGAAATTTCAATCCTAAATTTATCATGGGACTTCAAACCAGTTTTCAATACAAAGGTTTGAGCTTGAGCATGTCATTTGATTGGAGAAATGGAGGTGATTTTGTTTCTCAAACCTATAGATATGGGGAAGAGGATGGTAGGTCTCAACTATTCTATGATAAATTGATCAATGCAAACGGGTTAACTGGAGACGCGCTAAAAGAATATTTGGTGGCTAATCAGGAAACCATGATCAAGATAAATGGAAATGTTTTCCCATTGGTAGGTGGACCTACACCTGAGTATAATTCTTATCCTTTTAAATATGGACCCTATACCCTGCCCTATGGAGGAGTTTTTGTTCCGGGTGTAATTCAAACGGGTACAGACGCAAATGGTAATCCTATATATCAAGAGAATTTAGGTGGTCCAGGAACCAGAATACTTCCGTTTGCTGGAGCTACTACCTGGTCTTTTACTCGTCCTTTCTTGTATGATGCTTCCTACGTGAAGTTAAGAGAGATCTCCTTAGGTTATGATTTGCCTAAAAAATGGGTGAACAAATGGAGAATTCAGAATGTGAACTTTGCCTTGTACAGTAGGAACATTATCCTTTGGACCAAAGCAAAAATCAATATTGATCCGGAAAATGCTTTTCAGCTAGAGTCCGGAGTGCAGGGTGGTGTGTCACAGTTCAAGCAAGGTATAGAAAGATACAATGTGAACCCTTGGGTGATGCCGATTGGATTTCGTCTAGGACTAACCTTTTAA
- a CDS encoding SusD/RagB family nutrient-binding outer membrane lipoprotein, whose translation MKKYNFSKLAWVLTFFMFSCYDLTELNVNPNGVDPKKANPNLVLSTVLTETGMEYTRLNFDNIMGGLMQHTQKDGWSSAHNDYDWGGSQSWTEWYAILRDNQYVYDRSVELGYELHQGISLVMKSMIFGLITDLWGDAPYSAALKGAEGGEQNTFPVYDRQEDIYTGILADLEKANTLLSKSANEYTGTTGNADVYYAGNPMKWRRLANSLALRFYNRISAKKPDVARAGIEKIVGNASMYPIITAIADEANMAFAGNSNADSWPANAVYDASGSNFRRIKMCATLVDKLLDLKDPRIGVWAAKVQIPLVVDSTLTGVVDRIENGKRILSLQRVQGLAVNTHPEYVGLPPGMLGGAAYNLSPTAEQAANNPHVSWLNDIYKQAKGNQLKARLMSAAEVHFILAEAAQRGWNVGIAETHYNNAIKASFDAWGVGGNYAAYIASPKVKYDGTLKQLMEQKWIASWNAAAQSWFDYRRTGYPELQPGTQAVRKAIPLRFFYMLDERNLNKANADAAMSRMELTNFSGPEAGNSAWSKMWVLQGTGKPY comes from the coding sequence ATGAAAAAATATAACTTTTCAAAACTGGCCTGGGTGTTAACCTTCTTTATGTTCTCCTGCTATGACCTCACGGAACTCAACGTGAATCCTAACGGAGTAGATCCGAAAAAGGCCAATCCAAACCTGGTATTGTCCACCGTTTTGACTGAAACAGGTATGGAATATACTCGACTGAACTTTGATAATATTATGGGTGGTTTGATGCAACATACTCAAAAAGACGGTTGGTCATCCGCACATAATGATTACGATTGGGGTGGAAGTCAATCCTGGACGGAATGGTATGCTATCCTTCGCGATAATCAGTATGTTTATGATAGAAGTGTAGAACTGGGGTATGAGCTTCATCAAGGTATTTCTCTAGTGATGAAATCCATGATCTTTGGACTCATTACTGACCTCTGGGGTGATGCTCCATATTCAGCCGCCTTAAAAGGGGCAGAAGGAGGAGAGCAGAACACCTTCCCCGTATATGATAGACAGGAAGATATTTATACCGGTATTTTAGCGGATCTGGAAAAGGCGAATACCTTACTTTCAAAATCTGCAAATGAATACACCGGAACTACAGGTAACGCAGATGTGTATTACGCCGGAAATCCCATGAAATGGAGGAGATTGGCGAACTCTTTGGCACTGAGATTTTACAATAGAATCTCAGCGAAAAAGCCCGATGTAGCACGTGCAGGTATAGAAAAAATAGTGGGCAATGCCTCTATGTATCCTATCATCACTGCCATAGCTGATGAAGCAAATATGGCTTTTGCCGGAAACAGCAATGCGGACTCTTGGCCGGCCAATGCCGTCTATGATGCCAGTGGTAGCAATTTTAGAAGAATAAAAATGTGCGCTACTCTAGTAGATAAACTTCTAGACCTAAAGGACCCTAGAATAGGAGTGTGGGCGGCTAAGGTACAAATTCCACTTGTGGTTGACTCTACTCTTACCGGGGTGGTAGATCGTATTGAGAATGGAAAGAGAATCTTGTCCTTGCAGAGAGTTCAAGGATTAGCAGTGAACACTCACCCTGAATATGTGGGACTTCCTCCGGGTATGTTAGGTGGAGCTGCGTATAACTTGAGTCCTACCGCGGAGCAAGCAGCAAATAATCCGCATGTGTCATGGTTGAATGATATCTATAAACAAGCTAAAGGAAATCAACTTAAAGCCCGACTAATGTCTGCTGCCGAAGTCCACTTTATATTAGCGGAGGCAGCTCAGAGGGGATGGAACGTAGGAATCGCTGAAACCCACTATAACAATGCTATAAAAGCATCCTTTGACGCTTGGGGGGTTGGTGGAAATTATGCAGCCTATATTGCGTCTCCAAAAGTCAAGTATGACGGAACTCTAAAGCAACTAATGGAACAGAAGTGGATAGCTTCTTGGAATGCAGCTGCTCAAAGTTGGTTTGACTATAGAAGAACAGGCTATCCTGAGCTTCAGCCCGGCACACAAGCTGTAAGAAAGGCTATACCATTGAGATTCTTCTACATGTTAGATGAACGAAATCTAAATAAGGCTAATGCAGATGCGGCCATGAGTAGAATGGAATTAACTAATTTCAGCGGACCGGAAGCCGGAAATAGTGCATGGTCTAAGATGTGGGTACTTCAAGGAACAGGTAAACCATATTAA